From Nitrospirota bacterium, the proteins below share one genomic window:
- a CDS encoding cytochrome C, which translates to VVTLNSQTGSYSPKALTSSQMSSPWTTNVGNQTMYCSDCHGTDAEASTDPKGPHGSSYKYMLKGTGKYWPTKSDGSTLWRLNTTDAQNTDLFCKNCHPIYDGSWKNNAHSGMASRNPYCVNCHVAVPHGSKRSRLIGYNSDPAPYDYNNSYLGITGFKKAGSPTGYAQSNCSTNCGGHGGSVSGADP; encoded by the coding sequence AGTGGTGACATTGAACAGCCAGACAGGCTCCTACTCTCCAAAAGCATTGACATCCTCTCAGATGTCGTCGCCCTGGACAACAAATGTCGGCAATCAGACCATGTACTGTTCTGACTGTCATGGCACAGATGCTGAGGCCAGCACAGACCCGAAAGGCCCCCATGGGTCAAGCTATAAATATATGCTGAAGGGGACAGGTAAATACTGGCCTACAAAGAGCGATGGTTCAACTCTCTGGAGATTAAATACCACGGATGCGCAGAATACAGACCTTTTCTGCAAGAACTGCCATCCGATATACGATGGAAGCTGGAAAAACAATGCTCATTCCGGAATGGCAAGCAGGAACCCCTACTGTGTTAACTGTCATGTGGCAGTTCCACATGGATCAAAAAGGTCAAGGCTTATCGGATATAATTCTGATCCAGCACCATATGATTATAATAATAGTTATCTTGGAATAACAGGATTTAAAAAAGCCGGCAGCCCTACAGGCTATGCACAAAGTAACTGTTCCACAAACTGTGGCGGTCATGGTGGCTCTGTCTCAGGTGCTGACCCGTAG